One Vitis riparia cultivar Riparia Gloire de Montpellier isolate 1030 chromosome 4, EGFV_Vit.rip_1.0, whole genome shotgun sequence genomic window carries:
- the LOC117913662 gene encoding RNA demethylase ALKBH9B: protein MCFIKTTSCKPLNDIHYLLQSFIITLSSSQLRWDLGLFFLTLSLSSFQIYNLQIVFTSFPADSILPVDLPQKAMSDPPVETLDPFLRGYQRSELRIASEFLTTWLPFLSRDLCHHCAETLSDRIRSIGPEVHGDAENLPKDENVTVSTPDIMRLKKHIDSHCDNCDSNSLGSWKDDGADTNSVGSFKDEVNEWSEPVPEASTSELASESPSIETPSPRISWADMAQEDELEEEEEHEANKRSIDENSSTGEVGVSKVPRKAELPREQREYIRFRNVQRKKDFICLERVKGKFVNILDGLELHVGIFSAAEQKRIVDFIYELQEMGRNGQLKERTYSAPQKWMRGKGRVTIQFGCCYNYATDKNGNPPGILQNEVVDPIPPLFKVIIRRLVRWHVLPPSCVPDSCIVNIYEEGDCIPPHIDNHDFVRPFCTVSFLSECNIVFGTNLKILGAGEFVGPFAIPLPVGSVLVLNGNGADVSKHCVPAVPSKRISITFRKMDESKRPIGYLPEPDLQGLQPVSYEMDRSKISNPQKPERRMNRQAVRREGSVEARGFMERGDHSGSHYSSRAPRGPANRRRIRMNLAD, encoded by the exons ATGTGTTTCATCAAAACGACCTCTTGTAAACCACTAAACGACATCCATTATTTACTACAAAGTTTTATTATTACTCTCTCTTCAAGTCAGTTGCGTTGGGACTTAGGCCTCTTCTTTCTCACGCTCTCTCTGTCATCCTTCCAAATTTACAATTTGCAAATCGTCTTTACTTCATTCCCTGCAGATTCAATTCTCCCAGTTGACTTACCTCAGAAAGCTATGAGCGATCCCCCGGTTGAAACCCTTGACCCTTTCCTGCGGGGTTACCAGCGATCCGAACTCAGAATCGCATCCGAGTTCCTCACCACGTGGCTTCCTTTCCTCTCTAGAGATCTCTGTCACCACTGCGCTGAAACTCTCTCCGATCGAATCCGTTCTATTGGCCCTG AGGTTCATGGTGACGCGGAAAATTTGCCAAAGGATGAGAATGTAACTGTTTCGACCCCAGATATTATGCGATTGAAGAAGCACATTGACAGTCATTGTGATAATTGTGACTCCAATTCGCTGGGCAGTTGGAAAGATGACGGTGCTGACACGAATTCGGTTGGGAGTTTTAAAGATGAGGTGAACGAGTGGTCTGAACCTGTCCCTGAAGCTTCTACAAGTGAATTAGCGTCTGAATCCCCCTCAATTGAAACTCCTAGTCCCCGCATATCTTGGGCTGATATGGCACAGGAAGACGAGCTCGAGGAGGAAGAGGAACATGAAGCTAACAAGCGGTCCATTGATGAGAATTCATCAACAGGGGAGGTTGGTGTCTCAAAGGTTCCACGAAAGGCTGAACTGCCAAGGGAACAGAGAGAGTACATTCGGTTTAGGAATGTCCAAAggaagaaagattttatttgtcTGGAGAGAGTTAAAGGGAAATTTGTTAATATTCTTGATGGGCTTGAGCTCCATGTGGGTATTTTTAGTGCAGCAGAGCAGAAAAGGATAGTTGACTTTATATATGAACTTCAGGAGATGGGAAGGAATGGCCAATTGAAAG AGCGCACATATTCCGCTCCCCAAAAGTGGATGAGAGGCAAGGGACGTGTGACTATCCAATTTGGTTGCTGCTACAATTATGCAACA GATAAAAATGGTAATCCACCAGGCATCCTTCAGAATGAGGTTGTAGATCCTATACCTCCTCttttcaaggtgatcattaggAGGCTGGTTAGATGGCATGTTCTTCCTCCATCCTGTGTGCCTGACAGTTGCATTGTCAATATCTATGAAGAAGGGGATTGCATACCTCCTCACATCGACAACCATGATTTTGTTCGGCCTTTTTGTACTGTATCATTTCTCAGTGAGtgtaatattgtttttggaacgAACCTGAAGATTTTGGGTGCTGGTGAGTTTGTTGGTCCCTTCGCAATTCCCTTGCCTGTGGG ttctGTTCTTGTCTTAAATGGAAATGGCGCTGATGTATCTAAGCATTGTGTGCCTGCTGTTCCTAGTAAAAG gATATCAATTACTTTCCGGAAAATGGATGAATCTAAACGCCCTATTGGGTATCTTCCTGAACCTGATTTACAAGGACTTCAGCCAGTATCCTATGAAATGGACAGATCAAAGATATCAAATCCTCAAAAACCAGAGCGCCGCATGAACAGACAGGCAGTTAGAAGAGAGGGTAGTGTAGAAGCGAGGGGTTTTATGGAGAGAGGTGACCATTCAGGGTCTCACTACTCAAGTCGGGCTCCAAGAGGGCCTGCAAATAGGCGGAGGATCAGGATGAATTTGGCTGATTGA
- the LOC117913194 gene encoding protein WUSCHEL, whose translation MEPQQQLQQQQQQNQQQPNEDSGSSKGSFLCRQSSTRWTPTTDQIRILKDLYYNNGVRSPSAEQIQRISARLRQYGKIEGKNVFYWFQNHKARERQKKRFTTDMPMQRSLGNAGWRPDDPIHNKFHTIPTPGISSPSSSSSPSVLAVGQMGSFGYGSVERSFTDCSISAGGGRGGVGGSINQSFEWVGMDPYSSSYALFDKRKTMGESFEEEQEEEATPEIETLPLFPMHAEDITGFCNIKPESNAYYSGWYRPADAKTSSRTSLELSLNSYAGRSPDSP comes from the exons ATGGAACCTCAACAACAGCtccagcagcagcagcaacaaaaCCAACAACAGCCAAACGAAGATAGCGGCAGCAGCAAAGGCAGTTTTCTGTGCAGGCAAAGCAGTACACGCTGGACTCCTACAACTGACCAGATAAGAATATTGAAGGACCTTTACTACAACAATGGAGTTAGGTCCCCAAGTGCTGAACAGATTCAGAGGATCTCAGCTAGGCTGAGGCAGTACGGCAAGATCGAAGGCAAGAACGTATTTTATTGGTTTCAGAACCATAAAGCTCGTGAAAGGCAGAAGAAGCGATTCACTACTGATATGCCCATGCAAAGATCCCTTGGAAATGCCGGTTGGAGACCTGATGATCCCATTCACAACAAATTTCATACCATCCCCACTCCTG GGATATCTtccccatcttcttcttcttcacccagTGTGCTTGCTGTTGGGCAGATGGGAAGCTTTGGATATGGATCTGTGGAGAGGAGTTTTACA GACTGTTCAATATCAGCAGGTGGTGGTCGTGGTGGGGTTGGTGGATCTATAAACCAGAGCTTCGAATGGGTTGGCATGGACCCATATTCTTCATCTTATGCTCTCTTTGACAAGAGAAAAACAATGGGTGAAAGCTTCGAAGAAGagcaagaagaagaagcaacTCCGGAGATTGAAACGCTCCCACTCTTTCCCATGCACGCTGAGGATATCACTGGCTTTTGCAACATTAAGCCCGAATCCAACGCCTACTACTCCGGCTGGTACAGGCCCGCCGACGCCAAGACCAGTTCCCGCACATCTCTTGAGCTTAGCCTCAACTCCTACGCCGGCAGGTCCCCGGATTCCCCCTGA
- the LOC117912168 gene encoding protein ANTHESIS POMOTING FACTOR 1 isoform X2, which yields MAGGQGQSEREDKVALELTEEIFQSMEVGMAFRDYSGRISSMDFHRTSSYLVTASDDESIRLYDVATGTCLKTINSKKYGVDLVCFTSDPTTVIYSSKNESLRLLSLHDNKYLRYFKGHHDRVVSLSLCSRKECFISGSLDRTVLLWDQRAEKCQGLLRVQGRPATAYDDQGLVFAIAFGGYVRLFDARKYDKGPFEIFSVGGDISDANVVKFSNDGRLMLLTTMDGHIHVLDSFRGTLLSTYNVKPVSSTSTLEASFSPEGMFVISGSGDGSVYAWSVRSGKEVASWMSTETEPPVIKWAPGSLMFVTGSSELSFWIPDLSKLGAYAGRK from the exons ATGGCTG GAGGGCAGGGCCAATCAGAAAGAGAAGACAAGGTTGCTCTAGAGCTCACTGAAGAAATCTTTCAGAGCATGGAAGTTGGCATGGCTTTTCGTGATTAT AGTGGTAGGATCAGTTCAATGGATTTTCATAGGACATCAAGTTATCTAGTGACTGCTAGTGACGATGAATCCATTCGCCTGTATGATGTCGCCACTGGAAC ATGTTTGAAGACAATTAATAGCAAAAAGTATGGGGTTGATCTGGTCTGTTTCACTTCTGATCCTACAACAGTTATATACTCCTCAAAAAATG AATCTTTGCGGCTTCTTTCATTGCATGACAACAAGTATTTGCGTTACTTTAAAGGTCACCATGACAG GGTTGTCTCTCTTAGCTTGTGCTCTCGAAAAGAATGTTTTATCTCTGGTTCACTTGATCGAACTGTTTTACTTTGGGATCAACGAGCTGAGAAGTGTCAG GGTCTTTTACGTGTGCAAGGAAGGCCTGCTACAGCTTATGATGATCAAGGGTTAGTCTTTGCAATTGCATTTGGAGGATACGTAAGACTGTTTGATGCTCGCAAGTATGATAAG GGTCCTTTTGAAATCTTCTCTGTTGGGGGAGATATATCTGATGCAAATGTTGTCAAGTTCAGTAATGATGGGAGGCTTATGCTTTTAACTACTATGGATGGACATATTCATGTACTTGATTCATTCCGTGGCACGCTT CTATCCACATACAATGTCAAGCCAGTTTCAAGCACTTCCACTTTAGAAGCATCTTTCAGTCCTGAGGGAATGTTCGTTATATCAG GCTCAGGTGATGGGAGTGTCTATGCATGGAGTGTACGGAGTGGCAAAGAA GTTGCAAGCTGGATGAGCACTGAAACTGAACCTCCTGTCATAAAATGGGCTCCTGGAAGTCTGATGTTTGTGACTGGCTCTTCTGAATTATCATTTTGGATTCCAGACTTATCTAAATTGGGAGCTTATGCTGGAAGAAAGTAG
- the LOC117912168 gene encoding protein ANTHESIS POMOTING FACTOR 1 isoform X1, giving the protein MAGGQGQSEREDKVALELTEEIFQSMEVGMAFRDYSGRISSMDFHRTSSYLVTASDDESIRLYDVATGTCLKTINSKKYGVDLVCFTSDPTTVIYSSKNGWDESLRLLSLHDNKYLRYFKGHHDRVVSLSLCSRKECFISGSLDRTVLLWDQRAEKCQGLLRVQGRPATAYDDQGLVFAIAFGGYVRLFDARKYDKGPFEIFSVGGDISDANVVKFSNDGRLMLLTTMDGHIHVLDSFRGTLLSTYNVKPVSSTSTLEASFSPEGMFVISGSGDGSVYAWSVRSGKEVASWMSTETEPPVIKWAPGSLMFVTGSSELSFWIPDLSKLGAYAGRK; this is encoded by the exons ATGGCTG GAGGGCAGGGCCAATCAGAAAGAGAAGACAAGGTTGCTCTAGAGCTCACTGAAGAAATCTTTCAGAGCATGGAAGTTGGCATGGCTTTTCGTGATTAT AGTGGTAGGATCAGTTCAATGGATTTTCATAGGACATCAAGTTATCTAGTGACTGCTAGTGACGATGAATCCATTCGCCTGTATGATGTCGCCACTGGAAC ATGTTTGAAGACAATTAATAGCAAAAAGTATGGGGTTGATCTGGTCTGTTTCACTTCTGATCCTACAACAGTTATATACTCCTCAAAAAATGGTTGGGATG AATCTTTGCGGCTTCTTTCATTGCATGACAACAAGTATTTGCGTTACTTTAAAGGTCACCATGACAG GGTTGTCTCTCTTAGCTTGTGCTCTCGAAAAGAATGTTTTATCTCTGGTTCACTTGATCGAACTGTTTTACTTTGGGATCAACGAGCTGAGAAGTGTCAG GGTCTTTTACGTGTGCAAGGAAGGCCTGCTACAGCTTATGATGATCAAGGGTTAGTCTTTGCAATTGCATTTGGAGGATACGTAAGACTGTTTGATGCTCGCAAGTATGATAAG GGTCCTTTTGAAATCTTCTCTGTTGGGGGAGATATATCTGATGCAAATGTTGTCAAGTTCAGTAATGATGGGAGGCTTATGCTTTTAACTACTATGGATGGACATATTCATGTACTTGATTCATTCCGTGGCACGCTT CTATCCACATACAATGTCAAGCCAGTTTCAAGCACTTCCACTTTAGAAGCATCTTTCAGTCCTGAGGGAATGTTCGTTATATCAG GCTCAGGTGATGGGAGTGTCTATGCATGGAGTGTACGGAGTGGCAAAGAA GTTGCAAGCTGGATGAGCACTGAAACTGAACCTCCTGTCATAAAATGGGCTCCTGGAAGTCTGATGTTTGTGACTGGCTCTTCTGAATTATCATTTTGGATTCCAGACTTATCTAAATTGGGAGCTTATGCTGGAAGAAAGTAG